From Zingiber officinale cultivar Zhangliang chromosome 5B, Zo_v1.1, whole genome shotgun sequence, the proteins below share one genomic window:
- the LOC121984693 gene encoding WRKY transcription factor WRKY51-like, whose product MMAVNLMGRGEMDDLMAVKEAAAAGVRSFERLAIQLSQQRSAADCREITDLTVSKLKKVMSVLDRTGHARFRRGPVAAPSPSASVAEGISGNLEPTKQGIQRAPPPLPPPTVAPKALTLDFAKFTADRADTALTLSFSNSATSSSANSSFLSSLTGDGSVSNGKIGPTILAVAPAQAAPAAAALSAWRPPLAASQKKICLGEGHGHAHTESAPGKHAGGRCHCSKKKKSRVKKTIRVPAISSRNADIPADEYSWRKYGQKPIKGSPYPRGYYKCSSVRSCPARKHVERAPEDPSMLIVTYEGEHRHAASASVDASVHLSGSSLSENPFDRLQNAGPFN is encoded by the exons ATGATGGCCGTCAATCTGATGGGCCGAGGGGAGATGGACGACCTGATGGCGGTGAAAGAGGCGGCCGCCGCCGGGGTGCGTTCTTTTGAGCGCCTCGCGATCCAGCTCTCCCAGCAGCGGTCCGCCGCCGACTGCCGGGAGATCACCGATCTTACTGTATCCAAGCTCAAGAAGGTGATGTCCGTCCTCGATCGAACCGGCCACGCGCGATTCCGCCGCGGCCCTGTCGCCGCACCTTCGCCTTCCGCCAGCGTCGCGGAGGGCATCAGCGGGAATCTAGAGCCGACGAAGCAAGGGATTCAGAGGGCGCCTCCGCCGCTGCCGCCCCCGACTGTCGCGCCCAAAGCTCTGACCTTGGACTTCGCGAAATTCACCGCCGATCGCGCCGACACCGCGCTCACCCTCAGCTTCAGCAATtccgccacctcctcctccgccaacTCCTCCTTCTTGTCGTCCCTCACCGGCGACGGCAGCGTTTCGAACGGGAAGATCGGCCCGACTATCCTCGCGGTGGCTCCCGCACAAGCCGCCCCCGCCGCCGCGGCCCTCTCCGCCTGGAGGCCGCCTCTCGCCGCTTCCCAAAAGAAGATCTGCCTTGGCGAAGGTCACGGCCACGCGCACACTGAATCCGCGCCGGGGAAACACGCCGGCGGCCGCTGCCACTGTTCTAAGAAAAA GAAATCGCGCGTTAAGAAGACGATACGCGTGCCGGCGATCAGCTCGCGTAACGCCGACATCCCGGCCGACGAGTACTCCTGGCGCAAGTACGGCCAGAAGCCGATTAAGGGCTCCCCTTACCCCAG GGGGTACTACAAGTGCAGCAGCGTGCGCAGTTGCCCGGCGAGGAAGCACGTGGAGCGAGCGCCGGAGGACCCCTCGATGCTGATCGTGACGTACGAGGGGGAGCACCGCCACGCTGCTTCCGCCTCCGTCGACGCGAGCGTCCATCTCAGCGGCTCGTCTCTATCTGAGAACCCTTTTGACCGGCTTCAAAACGCCGGACCGTTCAACTAA
- the LOC121984692 gene encoding plant intracellular Ras-group-related LRR protein 1-like, which translates to MERETGERSADGKEEEEVDLSGMSLDSLPNPSSFNLGLITKLDLSNNNLEIIPESVTARLLNLVVLDVHSNQLRTLPNSVGCLSKLKALNASGNLLESLPKTIEDCRALEELAANFNKLTALPETMGFELHHLQKLAVNSNKLAFLPSSTSHMTSLRVLDARLNCLRCLPDGLENLLRLEVLSVAHNFHHLTALPDSLGFLRSLRDLDVSYNALTHLPTSLSCLTDLRSLHAEGNPLVAPPLSVLDQGIDAVRDYLAAKMLAAEDDEMKKKKKKQQRTSPAWMKKLVKWGTFPSARHVDVGDGMDMAEYRSIDGIRDASPSYVGIFSPRRLFSPRRATTPRN; encoded by the exons aTGGAAAGAGAGACGGGGGAGAGATCGGCGGAcggaaaggaggaggaagaggtggactTGAGTGGCATGTCCTTGGATTCCCTTCCCAATCCTTCTTCCTTCAATCTCGGCCTCATCACTAAGCTCGACCTCTCAAACAACAACCTCGAG ATCATACCGGAGTCGGTGACGGCGAGGCTGCTGAACTTGGTGGTGCTCGATGTGCACTCAAATCAGCTGAGGACGCTGCCTAATTCCGTAGGCTGCCTCTCGAAGCTCAAGGCCCTCAACGCCTCCGGCAACCTCCTTGAGTCCCTGCCTAAAACCATCGAAGACTGCCG ggcactggaagagctGGCGGCCAACTTCAACAAGTTGACGGCGCTGCCGGAGACGATGGGGTTCGAGCTACACCACCTTCAGAAGCTCGCCGTGAATTCCAACAAGCTCGCTTTCCTCCCTTCCTCCACCTCCCACATGACCTCCCTCCGCGTCCTCGACGCACGCCTCAACTGCCTCCGCTGCCTCCCTGACGGCCTCGAGAACCTCCTCCGCCTCGAGGTCCTCTCCGTCGCCCACAACTTCCACCACCTCACCGCCCTCCCAGACTCCCTCGGCTTCCTCCGCTCCCTCCGCGATCTCGACGTCAGCTACAACGCTCTCACGCACCTCCCCACCTCCCTCTCCTGCCTCACCGACCTCCGCTCCCTCCACGCCGAGGGAAACCCCCTCGTCGCCCCGCCGCTTAGCGTCCTCGACCAGGGCATCGACGCAGTTCGGGACTACCTCGCCGCCAAGATGCTCGCCGCCGAAGACGacgagatgaagaagaagaaaaagaagcaaCAGAGGACGTCGCCGGCGTGGATGAAGAAGCTGGTGAAGTGGGGCACGTTCCCATCGGCCCGACACGTGGACGTCGGCGACGGAATGGACATGGCGGAGTACCGATCGATCGACGGGATAAGAGACGCGTCGCCGAGCTACGTCGGAATCTTCTCCCCCCGCCGTCTCTTCTCCCCGCGCAGGGCGACGACGCCACGGAACTAG
- the LOC121984695 gene encoding calcium-transporting ATPase 5, plasma membrane-type-like, translating into MPASPYRQLDLERGSADNGGGFPSGNCFDIPHKNASIDRLKKWRQAVLVLNASRRFRYTLDLKKEQEKEQIRSRIRTHAQVIRAALLFQEAGQRATSGTSVPRAALPSGVFGIGEEQLTKLTRDHDFSSLQEYGGVKGLANLLKTNLERGIRDDDEEIVHRRNTFGANTYPQKKGRSFWVFLWEACQDLTLIILMVAAVLSLVLGIKTEGIKEGWYDGGSIAFAVILVVVVTAFSDYRQSLQFQNLNEEKRNIQLEVIRGGRRIKVSIFDLVVGDVVPLKIGDQVPADGILISGLSLAIDESSMTGESKIVQKDKKSPFLMSGCKVADGYGNMLVTAVGINTEWGLLMASISEDTGEETPLQVRLNGVATFIGIVGLTVAAAVLVVLLVRYFTGHTKNPDGSVQFIKGQTGTKTAVNGAIKILTVAVTIVVVAVPEGLPLAVTLTLAYSMRKMMTDKALVRRLSACETMGSATTICSDKTGTLTLNQMTVVETYVGGRKIVPPDSAESISSTVCSFLIEGIAQNTTGSVFEPENGGHTEITGSPTEKAILSWGVKLGMRFDDARSKSSIIHAFPFNSEKKRGGVAIQSDDDVRVHWKGAAEIVLAACTSWLDETGSKKSLDPAKVNEFKRQIEDMAAASLRCVAFAYRSYEKERVPNEDQIASWQLPEDDLILLAIVGMKDPCRPGVKEAVDLCTHAGVKVRMVTGDNLQTAKAIALECGILKDPNAREPILIEGKIFRDKTDSQRDAIAEEITVMGRSSPSDKLLLVQALKRKGNVVAVTGDGTNDAPALHEADIGLSMGIQGTEVAKESSDIIILDDNFASVVKVVRWGRSVYANIQKFIQFQLTVNVAALIINVVAAVSSGNVPLNAVQLLWVNLIMDTLGALALATERPTNHLMDRAPVGWREPLVTNVMWRNLIIQAVYQVTVLLILNFGGRSVLQLKNENRAHADKVKNTFIFNTFVLCQVFNEFNSRKPDELNIFSGITKNHLFIGIIGITVLLQALIIEFLGKFASTVRLNWKLWLVSIAIAFVSWPLAFIGKLIPVPSIPFGEYFGTCYTCNKGKDDHSSDARQQGNGS; encoded by the exons ATGCCCGCCTCACCGTACCGGCAGCTGGATTTGGAGCGCGGAAGCGCCGACAATGGCGGTGGCTTCCCCTCCGGCAACTGTTTCGACATCCCGCATAAGAACGCGTCTATTGATCGTCTCAAGAAGTGGAGG CAAGCAGTACTTGTGTTGAATGCTTCTCGTCGGTTTAGATATACCTTGGATTTAAAAAAGGAGCAAGAAAAGGAGCAGATAAGGAGTAGGATTCGTACCCATGCTCAAGTCATTCGG GCTGCGTTGCTTTTCCAAGAAGCAGGGCAAAGGGCAACATCAG GCACCTCTGTTCCTAGGGCAGCACTTCCTTCAGGTGTGTTTGGAATTGGAGAGGAGCAACTAACTAAATTGACGAGAGATCATGatttttcttctctacaagagtATGGCGGG GTAAAAGGTCTTGCAAATTTGCTAAAAACTAATTTGGAGAGAGGAATTAGAGATGATGATGAAGAAATAGTGCATCGGAGGAATACGTTTGGGGCTAACACTTACCCTCAAAAGAAAGGAAGGAGTTTTTGG GTCTTCCTTTGGGAAGCTTGCCAAGATTTAACTCTCATCATTCTGATGGTTGCTGCAGTCTTGTCATTGGTGCTGGGTATAAAGACAGAG GGTATTAAAGAAGGATGGTATGATGGTGGAAGCATTGCCTTTGCAGTTATTCTTGTTGTTGTAGTAACAG CTTTCAGCGATTATAGACAGTCATTACAGTTTCAAAATCTGAATGAGGAGAAACGTAACATACAATTGGAG GTAATTAGAGGTGGTCGAAGAATCAAAGTCTCTATTTTTGATCTCGTAGTTGGTGATGTTGTTCCTCTCAAAATTGGCGATCAG GTCCCTGCTGATGGGATACTAATAAGTGGCCTTTCTCTTGCTATTGATGAATCAAGTATGACTGGGGAGAGTAAGATA GTCCAGAAAGataaaaaatctccctttctaatGTCTGGATGCAAGGTTGCTGATGGATATGGTAATATGCTG GTAACTGCAGTTGGGATAAATACTGAATGGGGTTTGTTGATGGCTAGTATTTCAGAGGATACTGGTGAAGAAACTCCACTGCAG GTACGCTTGAATGGTGTTGCTACTTTCATTGGCATAGTAGGGCTGACTGTAGCTGCTGCTGTTCTAGTAGTCCTGCTGGTTAG ATACTTTACTGGACATACAAAGAACCCAGATGGATCTGTTCAATTCATAAAGGGACAGACAGGTACAAAGACTGCTGTAAACGGAGCCATCAAAATCTTGACAGTTGCA GTAACAATAGTGGTTGTTGCGGTGCCTGAAGGGCTTCCATTGGCTGTTACCTTAAC CTTGGCTTATTCTATGCGGAAGATGATGACAGACAAAGCCTTG GTAAGAAGGCTTTCAGCGTGTGAAACTATGGGTTCAGCAACAACTATTTGCAGCGACAAGACTGGAACTTTGACCTTGAATCAG ATGACTGTTGTGGAGACATATGTTGGTGGAAGAAAAATAGTTCCTCCAGACAGTGCTGAATCAATATCTTCTACTGTGTGCTCTTTTTTGATCGAGGGAATTGCTCAAAACACAACCGGCAGTGTCTTTGAACCAGAG AATGGTGGTCATACTGAGATCACTGGATCACCTACTGAAAAAGCCATCCTCTCGTGGGGTGTCAAG CTTGGAATGAGGTTTGATGATGCAAGATCTAAATCGTCAATCATTCATGCTTTTCCTTTCAACTCAGAGAAAAAACGTGGTGGCGTAGCAATCCAG TCAGACGATGATGTCCGTGTACATTGGAAAGGTGCAGCTGAAATTGTTCTGGCTGCATGTACCAGTTGGCTTGATGAAACTGGCTCCAAGAAGTCATTGGATCCAGCGAAG GTTAATGAATTCAAGAGGCAAATTGAAGACATGGCTGCAGCTAGCCTCCGATGTGTTGCTTTTGCATACAGGTCTTATGAAAAGGAGAGGGTTCCAAATGAGGACCAGATAGCAAGCTGGCAATTACCCGAGGATGATTTGATTCTGCTTGCCATTGTGGGGATGAAG GATCCTTGCCGACCTGGTGTAAAAGAGGCTGTGGACTTGTGCACTCATGCAGGTGTCAAG GTACGCATGGTGACTGGAGATAATCTTCAGACTGCCAAAGCCATAGCTTTAGAATGTGGAATACTTAAAGATCCAAACGCACGTGAGCCAATTCTAATTGAAGGAAAAATATTTCGTGACAAGACTGATTCACAAAGAGATGCAATTGCTGAGGAAATAACA GTGATGGGGAGGTCTTCCCCAAGTGACAAGCTGTTACTTGTCCAGGCATTGAAGAGAAAGGGCAACGTGGTCGCTGTTACAGGAGATGGTACTAATGATGCTCCTGCATTGCATGAG GCAGACATTGGTCTATCTATGGGCATTCAGGGAACAGAAGTAGCTAAAGAGAGTTCTGATATCATTATCCTCGATGACAACTTTGCATCTGTTGTAAAG GTTGTCCGTTGGGGTCGTTCTGTGTATGCTAATATCCAGAAATTTATCCAGTTCCAGCTCACTGTAAATGTTGCAGCACTGATCATTAATGTCGTTGCTGCGGTCTCCTCGGGCAATGTTCCTCTAAATGCTGTTCAG CTTCTGTGGGTCAACCTCATCATGGACACTCTAGGAGCGTTGGCTTTGGCTACTGAACGACCAACAAACCATCTTATGGATAGAGCCCCTGTGGGATGGAG GGAACCTCTCGTCACCAATGTCATGTGGAGAAATCTGATAATTCAG GCTGTGTATCAAGTCACTGTTCTTCTGATTCTCAACTTTGGTGGTAGAAGTGTTCTGCAATTGAAAAATGAGAACCGAGCACATGCTGACAAAGTGAAGAACACCTTTATCTTTAATACCTTTGTCCTATGCCAG GTATTCAACGAGTTCAATTCCAGAAAACCGGATGAATTGAATATATTCAGCGGAATCACAAAAAACCATCTCTTCATTGGGATAATAGGCATCACTGTTTTGCTTCAG GCGTTGATAATTGAGTTTCTCGGTAAGTTTGCCTCGACTGTCAGGCTTAATTGGAAGCTATGGCTAGTTTCAATAGCAATTGCCTTCGTAAG TTGGCCTCTAGCATTCATTGGAAAACTTATCCCTGTACCCAGTATACCTTTCGGAGAGTATTTCGGAACGTGTTATACCTGCAACAAGGGGAAAG ATGACCACTCTTCGGATGCTCGGCAACAAGGGAATGGATCCTAA